Proteins co-encoded in one Lates calcarifer isolate ASB-BC8 linkage group LG17, TLL_Latcal_v3, whole genome shotgun sequence genomic window:
- the LOC108896380 gene encoding uncharacterized protein LOC108896380 isoform X19, which translates to MAGLCNVRILLLWVGIISLVNCQDSSGETGNGNGLENSNPSPPHTTAVSTSPSLSTVSVISSPASTAAKSTSPSVPIVSITPSPPHTMAAAPAMSSDTPTAAAQPPLISSAPTSVSPNQTNNSTTMSATPTTHPNKTNIQTDSDNKTSPAVTQLNTTVTPTTQAPPTTSGPPPQCSYTVKSIKFGFQINITSSTTGNYNITINEEGRPDTENKSMVQHSSQNSSHEIKHLKPCTEYKHSVTFLDTSAGRENIHCNSTEKDNKTTIGMSEDDIEDATSCIPAYVCYQTDWDITSLQSTPNKIQDERCGSKTLCVKPGYNDICSDFTTTITSENRGSSSFSFTKSISIDFLNPSEINQTVPNKVPVEINTKLPPNCKSLSIDYNCWEHGRVRESKTLSELEPFTDYSCTGEIKDNDGTIKKTTAPVQFNIHCDLTIINTQNSTNTSIELSWTTTSQKCKDVPHHLQKLSYNCICSDVSNQKHKSTAEKQPSGGTCNVTGLKPYTDYTCEVQPIYNNKIVAQSNPVKQRTEIGIPDAITNIHMWSHPYYDRIEVNCEYIGSFNGPKKIYIARLHDRSGTLLESVNDTQCRFEFKDQSDHINYTVQVTAFNGHFESEPKTEIITTRSIILKDRGPRRPLVIIIIIILILITSAFLVYKICVPWHRKSKSDVNEDLMFQSTASYVTVPQSAHCRKKNAMGERPDGDTYQVILYSY; encoded by the exons GTCAAGACAGTAGTG GTGAAactggaaatggaaatggacTAG AAAATTCAAACccctcacctccacacaccacAGCAGTTTCCACTTCACCTTCGCTTTCCACTGTGTCTGTCATCTCCTCACCTGCAAGCACGGCAGCAAAATCTACTTCACCCTCAGTACCCATTGTATCTATCACCccctcacctccacacaccaTGGCAGCAGCTCCTGCCATGTCTTCAGACACTCCAACTGCTGCCGCCCAACCTCCACTCATCTCATCAGCCCCCACCTCAGTCTCCCCAAATCAGACAAACAATTCAACTACCATGTCTG CCACTCCTACCACACACCCAAACAAAACCAACATCCAAACAGACTCTGACAACAAGACCTCACCTGCAGTCACCCAGCTCAACACCACAGTGACTCCTACCACCCAAG ctcctccaacCACTTCAGGTCCACCTCCACAGT GTTCTTACACTGTAAAATCCATCAAGTTTGGCTTCCAGATTAACATTACAAGCTCTACGACTGGTAACTACAACATAACCATTAATGAAGAAGGCCGACCAGATACTGAAAACAAATCCATGGTTCAGCACTCCAGTCAAAATTCATCACATGAAATCAAACACCTGAAGCCCTGTACTGAATATAAGCACTCTGTGACATTTCTTGATACTAGTGCtggcagagaaaacatccaCTGTAACAGCACTGAAAAggataacaaaacaacaattggAATGA GTGAAGACGACATTGAAGATGCCACCAGCTGCATCCCTGCATATGTTTGTTACCAAACTGACTGGGACATCACCTCTTTACAATCAACACCAAATAAGATTCAAGATGAGCGATGTGGCAGTAAAACACTCTGTGTCAAACCTGGTTACAATGACATTTGCTCTGATTTTACTACAACTATCACATCAGAAAACCGTGGGAGCTCTTCCTTTAGCTTCACCAAAAGCATCTCTATTG attTCTTGAATCCAAGTGAAATAAATCAGACTGTTCCCAATAAAGTTCCtgttgaaataaacacaaaattacCTCCAAACTGTAAAAGCCTCTCCATTGATTACAACTGTTGGG aaCATGGCAGAGTCCGTGAGTCTAAGACTTTGTCTGAGCTGGAACCTTTCACAGACTACAGCTGTACTGGTGAGATCAAGGACAACGATGGCACCATAAAAAAAACCACAGCTCCTGTTCAGTTTAACATTCACTGTG ATCTCACAATAAtcaacacacagaacagcaccAATACATCCATTGAGTTAAGTTGGACCACAACCAGTCAGAAATGTAAAGATGTCCCTCATCATCTTCAGAAGCTTTCATACAACTGCATCTGTAGTGATGTCTCCAATCAGAAACACAAGA GTacagctgaaaaacaaccaTCAGGAGGAACATGTAATGTTACTGGACTGAAACCTTACACTGATTACACCTGTGAAGTCCAACCCATCTACAACAACAAGATAGTTGCCCAGTCAAATCCAGTGAAACAGAGAACTGAGATTGGAA TACCAGACGCTATTACTAATATACACATGTGGTCACATCCATACTATGATCGGATTGAAGTAAATTGCGAATATATCGGGAGCTTTAATGGACCTAAGAAGATATACATAGCACGACTTCATGATCGTAGTGGCACTCTGCTTGAGAGTGTTAACGACACACAGTGTCGCTTTGAATTCAAAGATCAGAGTGACCACATAAACTACACAGTGCAG GTGACTGCTTTTAATGGACACTTTGAGAGTGAGCCCAAAACGGAAATTATAACCACTCGCT CCATCATTTTAAAAGATAGAGGCCCCCGACGTCCTCTggtcatcatcattatcatcatacTCATCCTCATCACATCTGCATTCTTGGTCTACAAGATCTGTGTTCCATGGCACAGAAAGTCCAAAAG TGATGTGAATGAAGATCTGATGTTTCAATCAACAGCGA GTTATGTTACTGTGCCTCAATCTGCTCATTGTCGCAAGAAGAACGCTATGGGAGAACGGCCTGATGGAGACACATACCAAGTCATCCTTTACTCCTATTAA
- the LOC108896380 gene encoding uncharacterized protein LOC108896380 isoform X6: MAGLCNVRILLLWVGIISLVNCQDSSGETGNGNGLENSNPSPPHTTAVSTSPSLSTVSVISSPASTAAKSTSPSVPIVSITPSPPHTMAAAPAMSSDTPTAAAQPPLISSAPTSVSPNQTNNSTTMSATPTTHPNKTNIQTDSDNKTSPAVTQLNTTVTPTTQAPPTTSGPPPQCSYTVKSIKFGFQINITSSTTGNYNITINEEGRPDTENKSMVQHSSQNSSHEIKHLKPCTEYKHSVTFLDTSAGRENIHCNSTEKDNKTTIGMSEDDIEDATSCIPAYVCYQTDWDITSLQSTPNKIQDERCGSKTLCVKPGYNDICSDFTTTITSENRGSSSFSFTKSISIDFLNPSEINQTVPNKVPVEINTKLPPNCKSLSIDYNCWVFKPNLEPKRYCSPALSHKYQVLKKCCHLSVSSEHGRVRESKTLSELEPFTDYSCTGEIKDNDGTIKKTTAPVQFNIHCDLTIINTQNSTNTSIELSWTTTSQKCKDVPHHLQKLSYNCICSDVSNQKHKSTAEKQPSGGTCNVTGLKPYTDYTCEVQPIYNNKIVAQSNPVKQRTEIGIPDAITNIHMWSHPYYDRIEVNCEYIGSFNGPKKIYIARLHDRSGTLLESVNDTQCRFEFKDQSDHINYTVQVTAFNGHFESEPKTEIITTRSIILKDRGPRRPLVIIIIIILILITSAFLVYKICVPWHRKSKSDVNEDLMFQSTASYVTVPQSAHCRKKNAMGERPDGDTYQVILYSY; encoded by the exons GTCAAGACAGTAGTG GTGAAactggaaatggaaatggacTAG AAAATTCAAACccctcacctccacacaccacAGCAGTTTCCACTTCACCTTCGCTTTCCACTGTGTCTGTCATCTCCTCACCTGCAAGCACGGCAGCAAAATCTACTTCACCCTCAGTACCCATTGTATCTATCACCccctcacctccacacaccaTGGCAGCAGCTCCTGCCATGTCTTCAGACACTCCAACTGCTGCCGCCCAACCTCCACTCATCTCATCAGCCCCCACCTCAGTCTCCCCAAATCAGACAAACAATTCAACTACCATGTCTG CCACTCCTACCACACACCCAAACAAAACCAACATCCAAACAGACTCTGACAACAAGACCTCACCTGCAGTCACCCAGCTCAACACCACAGTGACTCCTACCACCCAAG ctcctccaacCACTTCAGGTCCACCTCCACAGT GTTCTTACACTGTAAAATCCATCAAGTTTGGCTTCCAGATTAACATTACAAGCTCTACGACTGGTAACTACAACATAACCATTAATGAAGAAGGCCGACCAGATACTGAAAACAAATCCATGGTTCAGCACTCCAGTCAAAATTCATCACATGAAATCAAACACCTGAAGCCCTGTACTGAATATAAGCACTCTGTGACATTTCTTGATACTAGTGCtggcagagaaaacatccaCTGTAACAGCACTGAAAAggataacaaaacaacaattggAATGA GTGAAGACGACATTGAAGATGCCACCAGCTGCATCCCTGCATATGTTTGTTACCAAACTGACTGGGACATCACCTCTTTACAATCAACACCAAATAAGATTCAAGATGAGCGATGTGGCAGTAAAACACTCTGTGTCAAACCTGGTTACAATGACATTTGCTCTGATTTTACTACAACTATCACATCAGAAAACCGTGGGAGCTCTTCCTTTAGCTTCACCAAAAGCATCTCTATTG attTCTTGAATCCAAGTGAAATAAATCAGACTGTTCCCAATAAAGTTCCtgttgaaataaacacaaaattacCTCCAAACTGTAAAAGCCTCTCCATTGATTACAACTGTTGGG tGTTTAAACCTAATCTAGAACCCAAAAGATACTGTTCACCAGCTCTGAGTCACAAATACCAGGTGCTGAAGAAATGctgtcatctttctgtctcctcagaaCATGGCAGAGTCCGTGAGTCTAAGACTTTGTCTGAGCTGGAACCTTTCACAGACTACAGCTGTACTGGTGAGATCAAGGACAACGATGGCACCATAAAAAAAACCACAGCTCCTGTTCAGTTTAACATTCACTGTG ATCTCACAATAAtcaacacacagaacagcaccAATACATCCATTGAGTTAAGTTGGACCACAACCAGTCAGAAATGTAAAGATGTCCCTCATCATCTTCAGAAGCTTTCATACAACTGCATCTGTAGTGATGTCTCCAATCAGAAACACAAGA GTacagctgaaaaacaaccaTCAGGAGGAACATGTAATGTTACTGGACTGAAACCTTACACTGATTACACCTGTGAAGTCCAACCCATCTACAACAACAAGATAGTTGCCCAGTCAAATCCAGTGAAACAGAGAACTGAGATTGGAA TACCAGACGCTATTACTAATATACACATGTGGTCACATCCATACTATGATCGGATTGAAGTAAATTGCGAATATATCGGGAGCTTTAATGGACCTAAGAAGATATACATAGCACGACTTCATGATCGTAGTGGCACTCTGCTTGAGAGTGTTAACGACACACAGTGTCGCTTTGAATTCAAAGATCAGAGTGACCACATAAACTACACAGTGCAG GTGACTGCTTTTAATGGACACTTTGAGAGTGAGCCCAAAACGGAAATTATAACCACTCGCT CCATCATTTTAAAAGATAGAGGCCCCCGACGTCCTCTggtcatcatcattatcatcatacTCATCCTCATCACATCTGCATTCTTGGTCTACAAGATCTGTGTTCCATGGCACAGAAAGTCCAAAAG TGATGTGAATGAAGATCTGATGTTTCAATCAACAGCGA GTTATGTTACTGTGCCTCAATCTGCTCATTGTCGCAAGAAGAACGCTATGGGAGAACGGCCTGATGGAGACACATACCAAGTCATCCTTTACTCCTATTAA
- the LOC108896380 gene encoding uncharacterized protein LOC108896380 isoform X1 — MAGLCNVRILLLWVGIISLVNCQDSSGETGNGNGLENSNPSPPHTTAVSTSPSLSTVSVISSPASTAAKSTSPSVPIVSITPSPPHTMAAAPAMSSDTPTAAAQPPLISSAPTSVSPNQTNNSTTMSATPTTHPNKTNIQTDSDNKTSPAVTQLNTTVTPTTQAPPTTSGPPPQCSYTVKSIKFGFQINITSSTTGNYNITINEEGRPDTENKSMVQHSSQNSSHEIKHLKPCTEYKHSVTFLDTSAGRENIHCNSTEKDNKTTIGMSEDDIEDATSCIPAYVCYQTDWDITSLQSTPNKIQDERCGSKTLCVKPGYNDICSDFTTTITSETCVSSSFSFTKSISIDFLNPSEINQTVPNKVPVEINTKLPPNCKSLSIDYNCWVFKPNLEPKRYCSPALSHKYQVLKKCCHLSVSSEHGRVRESKTLSELEPFTDYSCTGEIKDNDGTIKKTTAPVQFNIHCDLTIINTQNSTNTSIELSWTTTSQKCKDVPHHLQKLSYNCICSDVSNQKHKSTAEKQPSGGTCNVTGLKPYTDYTCEVQPIYNNKIVAQSNPVKQRTEIGIPDAITNIHMWSHPYYDRIEVNCEYIGSFNGPKKIYIARLHDRSGTLLESVNDTQCRFEFKDQSDHINYTVQVTAFNGHFESEPKTEIITTRSIILKDRGPRRPLVIIIIIILILITSAFLVYKICVPWHRKSKSDVNEDLMFQSTASYVTVPQSAHCRKKNAMGERPDGDTYQVILYSY; from the exons GTCAAGACAGTAGTG GTGAAactggaaatggaaatggacTAG AAAATTCAAACccctcacctccacacaccacAGCAGTTTCCACTTCACCTTCGCTTTCCACTGTGTCTGTCATCTCCTCACCTGCAAGCACGGCAGCAAAATCTACTTCACCCTCAGTACCCATTGTATCTATCACCccctcacctccacacaccaTGGCAGCAGCTCCTGCCATGTCTTCAGACACTCCAACTGCTGCCGCCCAACCTCCACTCATCTCATCAGCCCCCACCTCAGTCTCCCCAAATCAGACAAACAATTCAACTACCATGTCTG CCACTCCTACCACACACCCAAACAAAACCAACATCCAAACAGACTCTGACAACAAGACCTCACCTGCAGTCACCCAGCTCAACACCACAGTGACTCCTACCACCCAAG ctcctccaacCACTTCAGGTCCACCTCCACAGT GTTCTTACACTGTAAAATCCATCAAGTTTGGCTTCCAGATTAACATTACAAGCTCTACGACTGGTAACTACAACATAACCATTAATGAAGAAGGCCGACCAGATACTGAAAACAAATCCATGGTTCAGCACTCCAGTCAAAATTCATCACATGAAATCAAACACCTGAAGCCCTGTACTGAATATAAGCACTCTGTGACATTTCTTGATACTAGTGCtggcagagaaaacatccaCTGTAACAGCACTGAAAAggataacaaaacaacaattggAATGA GTGAAGACGACATTGAAGATGCCACCAGCTGCATCCCTGCATATGTTTGTTACCAAACTGATTGGGACATCACCTCTTTACAATCAACACCAAATAAGATTCAAGATGAGCGATGTGGCAGTAAAACACTCTGTGTCAAACCTGGTTACAATGACATTTGCTCTGATTTTACTACAACTATCACATCAGAAACCTGTGTGAGCTCTTCCTTTAGCTTCACCAAAAGCATCTCTATTG attTCTTGAATCCAAGTGAAATAAATCAGACTGTTCCCAATAAAGTTCCtgttgaaataaacacaaaattacCTCCAAACTGTAAAAGCCTCTCCATTGATTACAACTGTTGGG tGTTTAAACCTAATCTAGAACCCAAAAGATACTGTTCACCAGCTCTGAGTCACAAATACCAGGTGCTGAAGAAATGctgtcatctttctgtctcctcagaaCATGGCAGAGTCCGTGAGTCTAAGACTTTGTCTGAGCTGGAACCTTTCACAGACTACAGCTGTACTGGTGAGATCAAGGACAACGATGGCACCATAAAAAAAACCACAGCTCCTGTTCAGTTTAACATTCACTGTG ATCTCACAATAAtcaacacacagaacagcaccAATACATCCATTGAGTTAAGTTGGACCACAACCAGTCAGAAATGTAAAGATGTCCCTCATCATCTTCAGAAGCTTTCATACAACTGCATCTGTAGTGATGTCTCCAATCAGAAACACAAGA GTacagctgaaaaacaaccaTCAGGAGGAACATGTAATGTTACTGGACTGAAACCTTACACTGATTACACCTGTGAAGTCCAACCCATCTACAACAACAAGATAGTTGCCCAGTCAAATCCAGTGAAACAGAGAACTGAGATTGGAA TACCAGACGCTATTACTAATATACACATGTGGTCACATCCATACTATGATCGGATTGAAGTAAATTGCGAATATATCGGGAGCTTTAATGGACCTAAGAAGATATACATAGCACGACTTCATGATCGTAGTGGCACTCTGCTTGAGAGTGTTAACGACACACAGTGTCGCTTTGAATTCAAAGATCAGAGTGACCACATAAACTACACAGTGCAG GTGACTGCTTTTAATGGACACTTTGAGAGTGAGCCCAAAACGGAAATTATAACCACTCGCT CCATCATTTTAAAAGATAGAGGCCCCCGACGTCCTCTggtcatcatcattatcatcatacTCATCCTCATCACATCTGCATTCTTGGTCTACAAGATCTGTGTTCCATGGCACAGAAAGTCCAAAAG TGATGTGAATGAAGATCTGATGTTTCAATCAACAGCGA GTTATGTTACTGTGCCTCAATCTGCTCATTGTCGCAAGAAGAACGCTATGGGAGAACGGCCTGATGGAGACACATACCAAGTCATCCTTTACTCCTATTAA
- the LOC108896380 gene encoding uncharacterized protein LOC108896380 isoform X13 has translation MAGLCNVRILLLWVGIISLVNCQDSSGETGNGNGLENSNPSPPHTTAVSTSPSLSTVSVISSPASTAAKSTSPSVPIVSITPSPPHTMAAAPAMSSDTPTAAAQPPLISSAPTSVSPNQTNNSTTMSATPTTHPNKTNIQTDSDNKTSPAVTQLNTTVTPTTQAPPTTSGPPPQCSYTVKSIKFGFQINITSSTTGNYNITINEEGRPDTENKSMVQHSSQNSSHEIKHLKPCTEYKHSVTFLDTSAGRENIHCNSTEKDNKTTIGMSEDDIEDATSCIPAYVCYRTDWDITSLQSTPNKIQDERCGSKTLCVKPGYNDICSDFTTTITSETCVSSSFSFTKSISIDFLNPSEINQTVPNKVPVEINTKLPPNCKSLSIDYNCWAVSSEHGKVSESKTLSELEPFTDYSCMVQIKDNDVTLKKNTALVHVYIKCDLTIINTQNSTNTSIELSWTTTSQKCKDVPHHLQKLSYNCICSDVSNQNHKSTAEKQPSGGTCNVTGLKPYTDYTCEVQPIYNNKIVAQSNPVKQRTEIGIPDAITNIYMWSHPYYDWIEIHCNHISSFNGPEKIYIARLHDRSGTLLESVNDTQCRFEFKDQSDHINYTVQVTAFNGHFESEPKTEIITTRSIILKDRGPRRPLVIIIIIILILITSAFLVYKICVPWHRKSKSDVNEDLMFQSTASYVTVPQSAHCRKKNAMGERPDGDTYQVILYSY, from the exons GTCAAGACAGTAGTG GTGAAactggaaatggaaatggacTAG AAAATTCAAACccctcacctccacacaccacAGCAGTTTCCACTTCACCTTCGCTTTCCACTGTGTCTGTCATCTCCTCACCTGCAAGCACGGCAGCAAAATCTACTTCACCCTCAGTACCCATTGTATCTATCACCccctcacctccacacaccaTGGCAGCAGCTCCTGCCATGTCTTCAGACACTCCAACTGCTGCCGCCCAACCTCCACTCATCTCATCAGCCCCCACCTCAGTCTCCCCAAATCAGACAAACAATTCAACTACCATGTCTG CCACTCCTACCACACACCCAAACAAAACCAACATCCAAACAGACTCTGACAACAAGACCTCACCTGCAGTCACCCAGCTCAACACCACAGTGACTCCTACCACCCAAG ctcctccaacCACTTCAGGTCCACCTCCACAGT GTTCTTACACTGTAAAATCCATCAAGTTTGGCTTCCAGATTAACATTACAAGCTCTACGACTGGTAACTACAACATAACCATTAATGAAGAAGGCCGACCAGATACTGAAAACAAATCCATGGTTCAGCACTCCAGTCAAAATTCATCACATGAAATCAAACACCTGAAGCCCTGTACTGAATATAAGCACTCTGTGACATTTCTTGATACTAGTGCtggcagagaaaacatccaCTGTAACAGCACTGAAAAggataacaaaacaacaattggAATGA GTGAAGATGACATTGAAGATGCCACCAGCTGCATCCCTGCATATGTTTGTTACCGAACTGATTGGGACATCACCTCTTTACAATCAACACCAAATAAGATTCAAGATGAGCGATGTGGCAGTAAAACACTCTGTGTCAAACCTGGTTACAATGACATTTGCTCTGATTTTACTACAACTATCACATCAGAAACCTGTGTGAGCTCTTCCTTTAGCTTCACCAAAAGCATCTCTATTG attTCTTGAATCCAAGTGAAATAAATCAGACTGTTCCCAATAAAGTTCCtgttgaaataaacacaaaattacCTCCAAACTGTAAAAGCCTCTCCATTGATTACAACTGTTGGG CTGTCTCCTCAGAACATGGCAAAGTCAGTGAGTCTAAGACTTTGTCTGAGCTGGAGCCTTTCACAGACTACAGCTGTATGGTTCAGATCAAGGACAACGATGTCaccctaaaaaaaaacacagctcttGTTCACGTCTACATTAAATGTG ATCTCACAATAAtcaacacacagaacagcaccAATACATCCATTGAGTTAAGTTGGACCACAACCAGTCAGAAATGTAAAGATGTCCCTCATCATCTTCAGAAGCTTTCATACAACTGCATCTGTAGTGATGTCTCCAATCAGAATCACAAGA gcacagctgaaaaacaaccaTCAGGAGGAACATGTAATGTTACTGGACTGAAACCTTACACTGATTACACCTGTGAAGTCCAACCCATCTACAACAACAAGATAGTTGCCCAGTCAAATCCAGTGAAACAGAGAACTGAGATTGGAA TACCAGACGCTATTACTAATATATACATGTGGTCACATCCATACTATGATTGGATTGAAATACATTGCAACCATATCAGCAGCTTTAATGGACCTGAGAAGATATACATAGCACGACTTCATGATCGTAGTGGCACTCTGCTTGAGAGTGTTAACGACACACAGTGTCGCTTTGAATTCAAAGATCAGAGTGACCACATAAACTACACAGTGCAG GTGACTGCTTTTAATGGACACTTTGAGAGTGAGCCCAAAACGGAAATTATAACCACTCGCT CCATCATTTTAAAAGATAGAGGCCCCCGACGTCCTCTggtcatcatcattatcatcatacTCATCCTCATCACATCTGCATTCTTGGTCTACAAGATCTGTGTTCCATGGCACAGAAAGTCCAAAAG TGATGTGAATGAAGATCTGATGTTTCAATCAACAGCGA GTTATGTTACTGTGCCTCAATCTGCTCATTGTCGCAAGAAGAACGCTATGGGAGAACGGCCTGATGGAGACACATACCAAGTCATCCTTTACTCCTATTAA
- the LOC108896380 gene encoding receptor-type tyrosine-protein phosphatase C isoform X23 has translation MAGLCGLKILLLEFGIITLADCSLLSIDTLLIQAGIICQITTTAGPWSTASSPLQCSYTVTPIKFGFQIDITSSTTSDYTININEEGRPDTGRKSMVQHSSQNSSHEIKHLKPCTEYEHSVTFLDSAGREKLCSCSEHKTTTTEMSEDDIEDATSCIPAYVCYQTDWDITSLQSTPNKIQDERCGSKTLCVKPGYNDICSDFTTTITSETCVSSSFSFTKSISIDFLNPSEINQTVPNKVPVEINTKLPPNCKSLSIDYNCWVFKPNLEPKRYCSPALSHKYQVLKKCCHLSVSSEHGRVRESKTLSELEPFTDYSCTGEIKDNDGTIKKTTAPVQFNIHCDLTIINTQNSTNTSIELSWTTTSQKCKDVPHHLQKLSYNCICSDVSNQKHKSTAEKQPSGGTCNVTGLKPYTDYTCEVQPIYNNKIVAQSNPVKQRTEIGIPDAITNIHMWSHPYYDRIEVNCEYIGSFNGPKKIYIARLHDRSGTLLESVNDTQCRFEFKDQSDHINYTVQVTAFNGHFESEPKTEIITTRSIILKDRGPRRPLVIIIIIILILITSAFLVYKICVPWHRKSKSDVNEDLMFQSTASYVTVPQSAHCRKKNAMGERPDGDTYQVILYSY, from the exons ATGGCAGGTCTCTGTGGACTCAAGATCCTGCTGCTCGAGTTTGGGATCATCACTTTGGCTGACTGTA GTCTCCTGAGCATTGACACTTTGCTGATCCAAGCTGGGATCATTT GTCAGATTACTACTACAGCTGGGCCATGGAGTACAG CTTCCTCACCTCTACAGT GCTCTTACACTGTAACACCCATCAAGTTTGGCTTCCAGATTGACATTACAAGCTCTACCACTAGTGACTACACCATAAACATCAATGAAGAAGGCCGACCAGACACTGGAAGAAAATCCATGGTTCAGCACTCCAGTCAAAACTCATCACATGAAATCAAACACCTGAAGCCCTGTACTGAATATGAGCACTCTGTGACATTTCTTGATAGTGCTGGCAGAGAAaaactctgcagctgcagtgaacATAAAACTACGACAACTGAAATGA GTGAAGACGACATTGAAGATGCCACCAGCTGCATCCCTGCATATGTTTGTTACCAAACTGATTGGGACATCACCTCTTTACAATCAACACCAAATAAGATTCAAGATGAGCGATGTGGCAGTAAAACACTCTGTGTCAAACCTGGTTACAATGACATTTGCTCTGATTTTACTACAACTATCACATCAGAAACCTGTGTGAGCTCTTCCTTTAGCTTCACCAAAAGCATCTCTATTG attTCTTGAATCCAAGTGAAATAAATCAGACTGTTCCCAATAAAGTTCCtgttgaaataaacacaaaattacCTCCAAACTGTAAAAGCCTCTCCATTGATTACAACTGTTGGG tGTTTAAACCTAATCTAGAACCCAAAAGATACTGTTCACCAGCTCTGAGTCACAAATACCAGGTGCTGAAGAAATGctgtcatctttctgtctcctcagaaCATGGCAGAGTCCGTGAGTCTAAGACTTTGTCTGAGCTGGAACCTTTCACAGACTACAGCTGTACTGGTGAGATCAAGGACAACGATGGCACCATAAAAAAAACCACAGCTCCTGTTCAGTTTAACATTCACTGTG ATCTCACAATAAtcaacacacagaacagcaccAATACATCCATTGAGTTAAGTTGGACCACAACCAGTCAGAAATGTAAAGATGTCCCTCATCATCTTCAGAAGCTTTCATACAACTGCATCTGTAGTGATGTCTCCAATCAGAAACACAAGA GTacagctgaaaaacaaccaTCAGGAGGAACATGTAATGTTACTGGACTGAAACCTTACACTGATTACACCTGTGAAGTCCAACCCATCTACAACAACAAGATAGTTGCCCAGTCAAATCCAGTGAAACAGAGAACTGAGATTGGAA TACCAGACGCTATTACTAATATACACATGTGGTCACATCCATACTATGATCGGATTGAAGTAAATTGCGAATATATCGGGAGCTTTAATGGACCTAAGAAGATATACATAGCACGACTTCATGATCGTAGTGGCACTCTGCTTGAGAGTGTTAACGACACACAGTGTCGCTTTGAATTCAAAGATCAGAGTGACCACATAAACTACACAGTGCAG GTGACTGCTTTTAATGGACACTTTGAGAGTGAGCCCAAAACGGAAATTATAACCACTCGCT CCATCATTTTAAAAGATAGAGGCCCCCGACGTCCTCTggtcatcatcattatcatcatacTCATCCTCATCACATCTGCATTCTTGGTCTACAAGATCTGTGTTCCATGGCACAGAAAGTCCAAAAG TGATGTGAATGAAGATCTGATGTTTCAATCAACAGCGA GTTATGTTACTGTGCCTCAATCTGCTCATTGTCGCAAGAAGAACGCTATGGGAGAACGGCCTGATGGAGACACATACCAAGTCATCCTTTACTCCTATTAA